The Camelina sativa cultivar DH55 chromosome 14, Cs, whole genome shotgun sequence genome includes a window with the following:
- the LOC104743936 gene encoding uncharacterized protein LOC104743936 has product MREIEKDLDSKVILLWRLLAHAKVESVKSKEAAEQRKLKKGGWFSFKWRTEAEDDPDVDSVADGSKLTEEGLTKEEWKSINKLLSHQPDEEMSLYSGKDMQNMTHFLVTVSIGQGAARIVDINQTEVLCGRFEQLDVTTKFRYRSTQCDVSLRFYGLSAPEGSLAQSVSSERKTNALMASFVNAPIGENIDWRLSATISPCHATVISSYMYALETWTYIICLIVA; this is encoded by the exons ATGAGAGAAATCGAAAAGGATCTTGATTCCAAAGTGATCCTTTTATGGAG GTTGCTTGCACATGCAAAGGTAGAATCTGTAAAGTCAAAAGAAGCAGCTGAGCAGAGAAAGCTGAAAAAGGGTGGCTGGTTCTCATTCAAATG GCGGACAGAAGCTGAAGATGATCCTGACGTCGATAGTGTGGCTGATGGATCAAAATTGACGGAGGAAGGATTGACTAAAGAAGAGTGGAAGTCCATAAATAAGTTACTGAGTCATCAGCCAGATGAAGAGATGAGTTTGTATTCAGGAAAAGACATGCAGAATATGACTCACTTTCTTGTAACGGTATCAATTGGTCAAGGTGCGGCTAGGATTGTTGATATAAATCAGACTGAGGTGCTGTGTGGTAGGTTTGAGCAGCTCGATGTGACGACCAAGTTCAGATATCGAAGTACTCAGTGTGATGTATCACTGAGGTTCTATGGCTTATCTGCACCAGAAGGTTCCCTAGCGCAG AGTGTATCCAGTGAGAGAAAGACAAATGCCTTGATGGCTAGTTTTGTGAACGCACCTATTGGAGAGAACATTGATTGGAGGCTATCAGCCACAATATCCCCTTGTCATGCTACGGTAATCTCTTCATATATGTATGCTCTTGAAACATGGACATATATCATCTGCCTAATAGTCGCATAA